From a single Vibrio toranzoniae genomic region:
- a CDS encoding LysR family transcriptional regulator has product MHQFNIRALEYLNALSKYGSLRNASKMMNVDPAAMSRMLTQLEAQAEMKVWERNNRHSLLTEAGNELLNYYRSIVRGEAAVLARLTKLKNLQGGNVSIAIGEGFITNLVAKPMQTFMTRYPDINLSIEIAGALDAVKMLEDQQIDFAITYASAPHPKLHSHVERSHPLELIVPKGHFLTSKEAPVTLRDIKDVSLALIDNSTGMGRLVKHAEQVSHLTLQPKLQTNSVTALTNFVSAGLGVTFMPKLTVIDEIKSGQIEVVATELEMLSKATVKVQSLKGRALTLQAETLLGFLLENATFLSHDAYNL; this is encoded by the coding sequence ATGCATCAGTTTAATATCCGTGCGCTTGAATATTTAAATGCGTTATCCAAATATGGGTCACTACGTAACGCATCCAAAATGATGAACGTCGACCCTGCGGCAATGAGTAGGATGCTAACGCAACTAGAAGCTCAGGCGGAAATGAAAGTTTGGGAGCGAAATAACCGCCACTCACTGTTAACTGAGGCGGGTAATGAACTATTGAATTATTATCGTTCTATCGTTCGCGGAGAAGCGGCAGTTTTAGCTCGGCTGACTAAGCTTAAAAACCTCCAAGGGGGTAACGTCAGTATTGCTATTGGTGAAGGCTTTATTACCAACTTGGTGGCTAAACCAATGCAAACCTTCATGACTCGTTATCCCGATATCAACCTTTCTATTGAGATTGCGGGAGCTCTTGATGCCGTCAAAATGCTTGAAGATCAACAGATAGATTTTGCAATCACTTATGCTTCTGCTCCACACCCGAAGTTGCATTCGCATGTCGAACGTAGCCACCCACTGGAACTCATCGTACCTAAAGGGCACTTCCTTACCAGTAAAGAAGCTCCTGTAACACTGCGGGATATTAAAGATGTTTCTCTCGCGCTAATCGATAACTCGACAGGAATGGGAAGGCTGGTAAAACACGCTGAGCAGGTATCTCATCTTACTTTACAACCAAAGCTTCAAACTAACTCGGTAACGGCACTCACTAACTTCGTTTCCGCAGGTCTAGGTGTGACTTTTATGCCTAAGCTTACCGTGATTGATGAGATTAAATCAGGTCAAATTGAAGTGGTCGCAACTGAGCTAGAAATGCTTTCGAAAGCAACCGTGAAGGTTCAATCTTTAAAAGGCCGAGCACTTACGCTTCAAGCCGAAACATTGTTAGGTTTTTTGCTCGAAAATGCAACGTTCTTGAGCCATGATGCCTACAATCTTTAG
- a CDS encoding D-amino acid dehydrogenase codes for MEVIVIGSGVIGLTSAWYLAKEGHTVTVIDRQDASGKETSFANAGQISYGYSSPWAAPGIPLKAMKWLTQEHAPLKVKPSLSPELISWATKMLANCNEAKYAQNKSRMLRVANYSRDCLTDLRTSEDLAYEGRQKGTLQVFRSEKQLDAIQQDMKLLKESGIEHALFGVEQCLSVEPGLADVKDKLVGGLYLPHDETGDCHQFCLALTEKAKKLGVQFVFDTEVVSLNHQNQTIESITTTQGEFKADAYVVASGSYSRELLKQVDLSIPVYPVKGYSLTLPIVSADKSPTSTVMDETYKVAMTRFDDRIRIAGTAELAGFNYLVPEKRKATIDMVIKDLFPQAGDFSKAEYWTGLRPMTPDGTPIIGKTPIKNLFTNTGHGTLGWTMACGSGKLLASVVSGSDSDIKSDDLSIHRYI; via the coding sequence ATGGAAGTAATTGTAATTGGCAGCGGTGTAATTGGGTTAACCAGTGCTTGGTATCTGGCGAAAGAGGGTCACACTGTTACGGTTATTGACCGACAGGATGCAAGTGGCAAGGAAACGAGTTTTGCTAACGCCGGGCAAATTTCTTACGGTTATTCATCACCATGGGCGGCGCCTGGTATTCCGTTGAAAGCGATGAAGTGGCTCACTCAAGAGCATGCTCCCTTGAAAGTGAAGCCGTCACTTTCGCCTGAGTTAATTTCTTGGGCGACTAAGATGCTCGCCAACTGTAACGAAGCTAAATATGCACAGAATAAATCGCGTATGTTACGAGTCGCAAATTACAGCCGAGATTGTTTGACTGATCTAAGGACCAGCGAAGATTTGGCTTATGAAGGCCGACAAAAGGGCACCCTGCAAGTATTCAGAAGCGAGAAACAACTGGACGCTATTCAGCAAGATATGAAGCTGTTGAAAGAGAGTGGAATCGAACACGCGCTGTTTGGAGTCGAACAGTGCCTTTCAGTGGAACCGGGTTTGGCTGACGTGAAAGACAAGCTCGTTGGCGGCTTATACTTACCTCATGATGAAACGGGTGATTGTCATCAGTTCTGTTTAGCCTTAACCGAAAAAGCTAAGAAGCTTGGCGTTCAGTTCGTGTTTGATACTGAAGTGGTGAGTTTGAATCATCAGAACCAAACCATAGAGAGCATTACGACAACTCAAGGTGAATTCAAAGCGGACGCTTATGTGGTGGCTTCGGGAAGCTATTCTCGTGAACTGCTCAAGCAAGTCGATTTATCTATCCCTGTATATCCCGTGAAGGGTTATTCTCTGACACTGCCGATAGTGAGTGCGGATAAGTCACCGACTTCAACGGTTATGGATGAAACCTATAAGGTGGCGATGACTCGTTTCGATGACCGGATTCGTATTGCAGGGACGGCAGAGCTTGCTGGTTTCAATTACCTGGTTCCAGAAAAACGCAAAGCTACGATTGATATGGTGATTAAAGATCTTTTCCCACAAGCGGGGGATTTTTCTAAGGCAGAGTACTGGACGGGACTACGACCAATGACGCCAGACGGCACGCCTATCATCGGTAAAACTCCGATTAAGAACCTATTCACCAACACTGGTCATGGGACATTAGGTTGGACGATGGCGTGTGGCTCAGGAAAGCTGTTAGCGAGTGTGGTCAGTGGCTCTGATAGTGACATTAAATCAGATGACTTGAGTATTCATCGTTACATCTAG
- a CDS encoding dienelactone hydrolase family protein translates to MRKLTTLGLFSVLLPFSAISGENVTYQVDGMDYEGYWSEASDQAPLVLLIHDWDGLTDYEKKRSEMLNELGYNVFAIDLFGKGIRPTEVKDKKQHTGELYKDREKMRALLNAGAMEAKRLGGNLDNNVMMGYCFGGAAVLEAARAGIPSKAYVTFHGGLSTPKGQDYSQTKAPVVVFHGTADTMISMQDFGNLAAELETTKVPHEMITYSGAPHAFTVFGSNNYQNEADQKSWERFTHVLETTTR, encoded by the coding sequence ATGCGAAAACTCACTACACTCGGCCTGTTTTCAGTTTTACTACCCTTTTCAGCAATTTCTGGAGAAAACGTTACTTACCAAGTCGACGGGATGGACTACGAAGGTTATTGGAGTGAAGCCAGTGACCAAGCGCCTCTGGTGCTGCTAATACACGATTGGGATGGCTTAACGGATTACGAAAAGAAGCGTTCTGAGATGCTCAACGAACTCGGTTACAACGTGTTCGCCATCGACCTATTTGGTAAAGGTATTCGCCCAACCGAAGTGAAAGACAAAAAACAACACACAGGCGAGCTGTACAAGGACCGAGAGAAAATGCGTGCGCTGCTCAACGCTGGAGCCATGGAAGCGAAAAGACTTGGGGGCAACTTAGATAATAACGTGATGATGGGATACTGCTTTGGCGGAGCTGCTGTATTGGAAGCGGCTCGTGCTGGGATTCCTTCGAAGGCTTATGTCACCTTCCATGGCGGTTTATCAACACCAAAAGGCCAAGACTACTCGCAGACTAAAGCTCCGGTTGTCGTATTCCACGGCACGGCTGATACCATGATTTCAATGCAAGATTTTGGCAACCTTGCCGCTGAACTTGAAACGACCAAGGTTCCACATGAAATGATCACCTACAGTGGCGCTCCCCATGCGTTTACCGTGTTCGGTTCCAATAATTACCAAAATGAAGCTGACCAAAAATCGTGGGAAAGATTCACGCATGTGTTAGAAACCACTACCCGATAA
- a CDS encoding 1-aminocyclopropane-1-carboxylate deaminase/D-cysteine desulfhydrase yields the protein MKLNNSPVTQHQFNDHTFFLKRDDQLHSHFCGNKARKFMKLLEDDHPKTTTLISYGSAQANSLFSLSALAKIKGWTLEFYVDHLPQWLQERPIGNYRGAIDLGAKVISVKETGSELHPQEYIDQVRQPDSHCIVLPEGGRSQLAEYGVKQLAMEILSWTRFENQHDFVVALPAGTGSTALYLHKHLKLHNIPVLTCACVGGSDYLTQQFNELGETDHPQILSLETKHHFGKLYQQDYQTWLDLQEQTDIEFDLLYDPLMWQCLEKWQQDNPTKTVIYIHQGGILGNESMLPRYQRKYPDMCLSTTNASW from the coding sequence ATGAAACTAAATAATAGCCCTGTAACTCAGCATCAATTTAACGACCACACCTTTTTCTTAAAGCGTGACGATCAGCTTCACTCCCATTTTTGCGGCAACAAAGCCCGTAAATTCATGAAGCTACTGGAAGACGATCACCCAAAAACCACCACCTTGATCAGCTATGGTTCTGCTCAAGCGAACTCTCTGTTCTCACTCTCCGCACTTGCAAAAATTAAAGGCTGGACGCTTGAGTTTTACGTCGACCACCTCCCTCAATGGCTACAAGAACGTCCTATCGGTAATTACCGTGGTGCGATTGACCTTGGGGCTAAGGTTATTTCCGTCAAAGAGACGGGCTCTGAACTTCATCCACAAGAGTATATAGATCAAGTAAGACAACCTGACTCCCATTGCATTGTATTACCTGAAGGTGGACGCTCTCAGCTTGCTGAGTATGGTGTTAAGCAACTGGCGATGGAAATACTGAGCTGGACTCGCTTCGAGAACCAACACGATTTTGTGGTTGCACTGCCCGCGGGCACAGGCAGTACTGCCCTGTACCTTCATAAGCATTTAAAACTGCACAACATCCCAGTGTTAACCTGTGCTTGTGTTGGTGGCAGCGACTATTTAACGCAACAATTTAATGAGCTAGGTGAAACCGATCACCCACAGATTTTATCGCTCGAAACCAAACACCACTTTGGAAAATTGTATCAACAGGACTATCAAACTTGGTTGGATCTGCAAGAGCAAACCGACATCGAGTTTGACCTGCTTTACGACCCATTGATGTGGCAATGCTTAGAAAAATGGCAACAAGATAACCCAACCAAAACCGTTATCTACATTCACCAAGGTGGCATCTTAGGTAACGAATCGATGTTGCCACGCTATCAGCGAAAATATCCGGATATGTGCCTTAGCACGACCAACGCTTCCTGGTAA
- a CDS encoding sensor histidine kinase gives MILNVLTSTKTLTGRLAVFFGAMAVIVSVFTYIVFMSALYLSEDRVGERRILIDRNYAVEQFQSGESGKIRIDGLTMAYNDPSFIPDEYRKYIEGKESFVGEVGEEPDSRMVYVGEYSAEGETYPIILLSEVDRVELSHNELVYATTFVLTLLSVLIFSFGALLYRLSKRLIEPFNLLSEQLESNKLNLNEEFGVSDDAAVEFRQLTDQLNQHRREINSLLKREQAFARYSSHELRTPLTVARGANKLLLRSETTEFQSRQVERIDEAIVQMSEMVDALLGLVRYERNSDDAPLRLFSQQELEIIIAKNSLQADEKEVEITLQAQSEPTIQATSALMNMLVGNLLRNAIAATNSGTVTITLSQDSLVIEDQGEGLQEQYHPNGHGLGLLIVDDLCQRFDWDFELFNRSCGGCTAKITFRSIHLHQYRTKT, from the coding sequence TTGATTTTGAACGTTCTTACTAGCACTAAAACTCTAACTGGCCGCCTAGCGGTTTTCTTTGGGGCAATGGCGGTCATTGTCTCGGTCTTTACCTACATAGTGTTTATGTCTGCACTTTATCTATCAGAAGATCGGGTGGGCGAAAGACGTATCTTGATTGACCGAAACTATGCGGTCGAGCAATTTCAGTCTGGGGAGAGTGGTAAAATTCGCATCGATGGTCTTACCATGGCATACAATGACCCTTCATTCATACCTGACGAATACCGGAAATACATTGAAGGTAAAGAGAGCTTTGTTGGTGAAGTAGGAGAAGAGCCTGATTCACGAATGGTGTATGTCGGTGAGTATTCTGCCGAAGGGGAAACCTATCCAATCATCCTTTTGTCTGAAGTTGACCGAGTCGAGTTGAGTCATAACGAATTGGTGTACGCAACAACATTCGTTTTAACACTACTTTCCGTTTTGATTTTTAGCTTTGGAGCTTTGCTCTATCGATTGTCGAAACGACTGATTGAGCCTTTTAACTTACTATCCGAGCAACTCGAATCCAATAAGCTTAATCTCAACGAAGAGTTTGGTGTGAGTGACGATGCAGCGGTGGAATTTCGCCAACTAACCGATCAGCTCAATCAACATCGTCGAGAAATCAATTCGTTACTCAAACGTGAACAGGCCTTTGCTCGCTACTCAAGCCATGAATTAAGAACTCCTCTGACTGTCGCTCGCGGGGCGAATAAGCTGCTCCTTCGCAGCGAAACAACCGAGTTCCAATCTCGTCAGGTTGAACGCATTGATGAAGCCATTGTTCAGATGTCAGAAATGGTCGATGCCCTGCTTGGTCTCGTTCGTTATGAAAGAAACAGTGACGATGCACCGCTACGTTTGTTTAGCCAGCAAGAGCTAGAGATTATCATTGCTAAAAATTCGTTGCAGGCTGACGAGAAGGAAGTCGAGATAACCTTACAAGCTCAATCAGAACCCACCATTCAAGCCACCAGCGCGCTCATGAATATGTTGGTCGGAAACTTGCTGAGAAACGCGATTGCAGCCACTAATAGCGGTACAGTAACGATCACCCTTTCCCAAGACAGTCTTGTTATTGAAGACCAAGGCGAAGGCCTGCAGGAGCAATACCACCCGAATGGACACGGGCTGGGATTATTGATTGTCGATGACTTGTGTCAGCGTTTTGATTGGGACTTTGAATTGTTCAATCGCAGCTGTGGTGGATGCACAGCCAAGATCACTTTTCGTTCGATACATCTGCATCAATATCGAACGAAAACTTGA
- a CDS encoding response regulator transcription factor, translated as MKRVLLVEDNREIAGVLFDYFECIGMELDYADNGELGLQLALENSFDIIILDLMLPRMDGLTVCNKLRDQGNATPILMLTALDSREDMLKGFEHGADDYLTKPFDLDILEARMKALVRRYRGKVASSKLQFDELTIDQKTRKAYRQDKLLALNPTTYTILEMLCQNAPEVVTREDISYKLWEEDEPNNDVLRSHIYQLRNQLDKPFDTQMLITVPKVGFRLESSN; from the coding sequence ATGAAACGAGTTCTATTAGTCGAAGATAACCGTGAAATTGCAGGTGTCTTGTTTGATTATTTTGAGTGTATTGGCATGGAACTCGATTACGCAGACAACGGTGAACTTGGCCTACAACTCGCGTTGGAAAACTCATTTGATATCATCATATTGGATCTGATGTTGCCAAGAATGGACGGCCTCACGGTTTGTAATAAACTGCGAGACCAAGGCAACGCGACACCCATTTTGATGCTGACTGCACTGGATAGCCGAGAAGATATGCTAAAAGGCTTTGAACATGGTGCCGATGATTACCTCACCAAGCCTTTTGATTTGGATATTCTAGAAGCAAGAATGAAAGCACTGGTTCGTCGTTACCGAGGAAAAGTCGCCTCTTCTAAACTTCAGTTCGATGAACTCACCATCGACCAAAAGACACGTAAAGCGTACCGCCAAGATAAGTTACTTGCATTGAATCCAACCACTTACACCATACTTGAGATGCTTTGCCAAAACGCACCTGAAGTGGTCACTCGCGAAGATATCTCATACAAGTTGTGGGAAGAAGACGAACCCAACAACGATGTGTTACGCAGTCACATCTATCAGCTGCGTAATCAACTCGACAAGCCTTTCGACACGCAAATGTTAATCACTGTGCCTAAAGTTGGATTCCGCTTGGAGTCTTCAAATTGA
- a CDS encoding glycosyltransferase family 2 protein, translated as MSELHISRPKISTSQIKPPVSLSIIVPFYDEQEVLEEFHSRLTKVLDSLPITSEIVYVDDGSKDNSLDLVSSFTSINSSISVIGLSRNFGKESAMSAGLEHCRGQAVILLDADLQDPPELIPQMVAKWREGYDVVNMQRSQRDGETWFKKFSAASFYKVMNVAAKIDVPENVGDFRLLSREVVDHINQLPERNRYMKGIFSWPGFRQATIQFKRDARFCGETKWNYLKLIGLAMDGITSFSIRPLRIATAVGGLVALTAFVYGMVIVFKTLMFGEPITGYPSMMVVQLALGGIQLLSIGLMGEYIGRIFIETKNRPLYLIQSVVDTPALKTHFKLEESA; from the coding sequence ATGTCTGAACTTCACATTAGCCGCCCTAAGATATCCACATCGCAGATTAAACCTCCGGTATCTCTTTCAATCATTGTGCCTTTCTACGATGAACAAGAGGTGCTGGAAGAGTTTCACTCTCGCCTGACTAAGGTTCTCGATAGCTTACCGATCACGAGCGAAATTGTTTATGTCGACGATGGCAGTAAAGACAACAGCTTGGACTTGGTGAGTTCATTCACTTCAATCAACAGCTCAATTTCTGTTATTGGTTTAAGCCGTAACTTTGGTAAAGAGTCGGCCATGAGCGCTGGCCTTGAGCATTGTCGCGGACAAGCGGTGATCCTGTTAGATGCAGACCTGCAAGATCCGCCGGAGCTTATCCCACAAATGGTTGCCAAGTGGCGCGAAGGCTATGACGTCGTCAACATGCAGCGCAGCCAGCGTGACGGTGAAACCTGGTTTAAGAAGTTTTCAGCGGCGAGCTTTTACAAAGTCATGAACGTGGCTGCGAAGATCGATGTTCCTGAAAATGTCGGTGATTTTAGACTGTTGAGCCGTGAGGTCGTCGACCATATCAATCAACTTCCTGAACGTAATCGCTACATGAAAGGCATTTTCTCATGGCCGGGGTTCAGACAAGCGACGATCCAATTTAAGCGCGACGCTCGCTTTTGTGGTGAGACCAAGTGGAACTACTTGAAGCTGATTGGCTTGGCGATGGATGGCATTACTTCATTCTCTATTCGACCACTGCGTATTGCAACGGCAGTCGGTGGCCTTGTTGCCCTAACTGCTTTTGTGTATGGGATGGTCATCGTGTTCAAAACCCTGATGTTTGGTGAGCCAATCACGGGTTACCCATCAATGATGGTCGTTCAACTTGCCCTTGGCGGCATTCAACTTTTGAGTATTGGTTTGATGGGGGAATACATAGGTCGTATTTTCATCGAAACCAAGAATCGTCCTTTGTATCTGATCCAATCCGTGGTCGATACACCTGCATTAAAAACACATTTTAAATTAGAGGAGTCAGCATGA
- a CDS encoding ArnT family glycosyltransferase: MSLNRTHLWYLLAFALVLRLLSLATYPLMDTTEARYGEMARLMVETGNWLTPQFDYGIPFWGKPPLFTWMSAAGIELFGLSEFAVRAPHWLAGVVTILLTAYMAKRTGQSALVAAVVLATCGIFSIAAGAVMTDIALTLAMTIAMLGLYLCWLGGEGWKEEGNAKTNRNWGYVGFIGLALGLLAKGPVAIVIMGIAVFPWLVLQHGFFGAFKALWRRFPLLSGLGVMLVIALPWYIMAEMATPGFIDYFIVGEHFKRFVVSGWEGDLYGSAHDETRGMIWVFWIQAAAPWSIVLPILAFARRKKIAEINAENSGLFSFLVCWLVSPLILFTMAGNILPAYVLPGIPALGLLVAILVVEKDKKWFSSVALVLPVLLMIAMVYLNLGKANEKSDRIIFEQITDSSPSFYVGKRPFSGQFYSHGQAKKLLDIEQLDGIDKFYLIGKRAEVETKIKDNALTCILEPTVKIKRALFSCHSQNIKPNLSLSHIRSASDVQL; the protein is encoded by the coding sequence ATGAGCCTGAACCGAACGCACCTATGGTACTTGTTGGCTTTTGCATTGGTTCTAAGGCTTTTATCTCTGGCAACTTATCCATTAATGGACACCACCGAAGCGCGCTACGGTGAGATGGCTCGTTTAATGGTGGAAACAGGGAACTGGTTAACTCCACAATTCGACTACGGTATTCCTTTCTGGGGTAAGCCGCCGCTGTTTACATGGATGAGTGCTGCCGGTATTGAGCTGTTTGGATTGAGTGAGTTTGCCGTTCGTGCACCTCATTGGTTAGCGGGTGTCGTAACGATCTTGTTGACGGCTTACATGGCGAAACGAACAGGACAAAGTGCTTTGGTCGCAGCTGTTGTATTGGCGACATGCGGGATTTTCTCTATTGCTGCGGGTGCGGTGATGACAGACATCGCGTTAACTTTAGCGATGACCATTGCCATGTTGGGTTTATATCTATGCTGGCTAGGAGGAGAGGGTTGGAAAGAAGAAGGGAATGCGAAGACCAATAGAAATTGGGGTTACGTTGGCTTTATTGGTTTAGCCCTAGGTTTACTTGCAAAAGGGCCAGTAGCGATTGTCATCATGGGTATCGCAGTATTCCCGTGGTTGGTCTTACAACACGGTTTCTTTGGTGCTTTTAAAGCGCTTTGGCGACGTTTCCCATTGTTGTCTGGTCTAGGTGTGATGTTAGTGATTGCTCTGCCTTGGTACATCATGGCAGAAATGGCGACACCGGGCTTTATTGATTACTTTATTGTTGGTGAGCACTTTAAGCGTTTTGTAGTGAGTGGTTGGGAAGGGGATCTTTACGGATCTGCTCACGATGAAACACGAGGCATGATTTGGGTATTCTGGATCCAAGCCGCTGCGCCTTGGTCGATTGTATTGCCGATATTGGCGTTTGCTCGACGTAAGAAAATTGCGGAAATTAACGCTGAGAATAGCGGACTGTTTTCATTCCTTGTGTGTTGGTTGGTTTCACCTCTGATTCTTTTCACCATGGCGGGCAATATTCTTCCTGCTTACGTATTACCGGGCATTCCAGCGCTTGGTTTGTTGGTTGCTATACTTGTGGTGGAAAAAGATAAGAAGTGGTTCTCTAGCGTGGCCTTGGTTCTGCCAGTGTTACTGATGATAGCGATGGTTTACCTAAACCTAGGTAAAGCGAACGAGAAGAGTGACCGTATCATTTTCGAACAGATCACCGATTCATCGCCAAGTTTTTATGTCGGTAAACGACCGTTCTCTGGGCAGTTTTATAGCCACGGGCAAGCAAAAAAACTGCTTGATATCGAACAATTAGATGGCATCGACAAGTTCTATTTGATTGGTAAAAGAGCAGAAGTAGAAACCAAGATTAAAGACAACGCGTTAACGTGTATTTTGGAACCAACGGTAAAAATAAAGCGCGCTCTGTTTAGTTGCCATAGCCAAAACATCAAACCAAATTTGTCGCTGAGCCACATTAGAAGTGCAAGTGATGTTCAGCTTTAA
- a CDS encoding GtrA family protein, producing MFSFNSGLQMFNNKLQAHSQRLQSHHKMVRFAVVGVGGFVVDCAVFALLHYMVGFPLMTARIGSFIAAATTTWFGNRVLTFGFKGQGSWSDKLIQWQKFMFSASISALPNLLCFKLMTDLLPAFTGAVFIAMAVGILVGMVTNYLFSQYWVFTR from the coding sequence ATGTTCAGCTTTAACTCAGGGCTGCAAATGTTCAACAACAAGCTTCAGGCACACAGTCAAAGGCTCCAGTCCCATCACAAGATGGTTCGGTTTGCTGTGGTTGGTGTTGGTGGGTTTGTTGTTGATTGTGCGGTGTTTGCCTTGCTGCATTACATGGTTGGTTTTCCTTTAATGACGGCGAGAATTGGATCTTTCATTGCGGCTGCAACGACAACTTGGTTTGGTAATCGTGTGCTGACTTTCGGGTTCAAAGGGCAGGGTAGTTGGTCTGATAAACTGATTCAGTGGCAAAAGTTCATGTTCTCAGCGTCGATATCAGCATTACCGAATCTATTGTGCTTTAAGTTGATGACTGATTTACTGCCAGCGTTTACTGGCGCTGTGTTTATCGCGATGGCTGTTGGTATTTTGGTCGGCATGGTGACGAACTACCTGTTTAGTCAATATTGGGTCTTTACCCGTTAG